The Euphorbia lathyris chromosome 2, ddEupLath1.1, whole genome shotgun sequence genome includes a window with the following:
- the LOC136218308 gene encoding protein HUA2-LIKE 2-like isoform X3: protein MYKLSRSIWRAFCNPADVEAFTEEKKQSLLVKRQGKGADFVRAVREIIESYEKSKKMDQVDDQNSGKDVTLAHVGNSKESSANMESKDQNENSEAAVTVTNSPNLVGSIAPDVTKIDSLQDKVASVEQPLDDVAVTAKPGITTYTSRKRSGGLRSRKRATQKTDSTVDTNGSLSRLDSGRLHSFIMSPNDGNKSAGDASTEIIFERSLRRNKRIRKSPVVSEWHDDVDSSAFVSNGSIGDNGSEIVTIDSDSVSLYDNSTQDSACKPEHCETVVECLEGDVELSKGLDFQIKAVVIKKKRKPNRKRMTNEAAEPPARLETGMDLDAVLQNSVQNSQNAGENLNERHNKEDGDEHLPLVKRARVRMGKLSTLEDGNDSLSQAVERTSNDAAVNPVELPNGLCEVERTPEDIRVTSMDHVGPSTDHINSDIVKGSSDNVSPQRACTQIPGNRLHVSVIKENQPFGSSADGEAALPPSKRLHRALEAMSANAAEQVHPCAEKSAMKTLINGSCTSSVKGSSHVTERKESDGSDEQAAESFIHRSSDFCSSDTVSETAVKSSLDAHMCNQPIGNSKNQEHQEEALGHGHCKNLSESCFGGLSVCAAAEQRTEDLTHKLDRKQSSLQSNQDSVDQLSLVKDKGDLEDIVLRDVGAEIANKDVKSECSRTYSRLISQASEATSQNGSAMLQYNAEDTESLRSQIDKNQANGMLEELKEIKYDHREQDSSYVSISNDQLGEKGVLVPHLSPVPADGIESPVQTSPTTASVCHVSTSESANFVQNSGGSSPNHSQQKTTVSTTVDEEKIESTVPQRPKSVGKLSTYAEAHAALSSFEGILGSLTRTKESIGRATRIAIDCAKFGVSSKVVEILARNLESESSLHRRVDLFFLVDSIAQCSRGLKGDVGGIYPSAIQAVLPRLLSVAAPPGNFAQENRRQCMKVLRLWLERRILPESVIRHHMRELDSLGASSSGGVYSRRSARTERALDDPVRDMEGMLVDEYGSNSSFQLPGFCMPRMLKDEDGGSDSDGESFEAVTPEHNPGTPEEPDNTPAIEKHTHILEDVDGELEMEDVAPSCEVEVNPAGCIAGVNAVNNLHHQLENFPLPYAPPLPQDGPPSSPPLPTSPPPPPPPPPPPAGPHSRIHEPYINGVDSKIYTNSHNMHDDLRESAAQHSASRTNPSIFNGVHHHASECREMQPSDSMSSFSSYPVRPVNNVQHTDAPSFQHKPYPPRPPQPPPSNQFSYVQAGQHVKPRRETTPPYQHRFHSSYSGDGGTFYNNHERMRPAPYEPGDGWRYPSANIPGPRYPDKARAYPPGPYGGPPREPTRIHHQEWPLPPRGMHQRNFMPYRPSSESGVPVSDRECRSLLHHQ from the exons AGCCTTTTGCAACCCTGCTGATGTTGAAGCATTTACTGAAGAGAAGAAACAATCTCTTTTGGTCAAGCGTCAAGGAAAAGGTGCAGATTTTGTTCGTGCAGTGCGGGAGATAATTGAAAGTTATGAGAAGTCAAAGAAAATGGATCAAGTTGATGATCAAAATTCTGGCAAAGATGTTACTCTTGCCCACGTTGGGAACTCAAAAGAGTCATCAGCTAACATGGAGTCAAAGgatcaaaatgaaaattcagAAGCAGCTGTTACAGTTACAAACAGTCCTAATCTTGTTGGCAGCATTGCTCCTGATGTGACTAAAATTGATTCTTTGCAGGATAAAGTGGCTTCAGTTGAGCAACCTTTAGATGATGTTGCAGTCACTGCAAAACCTGGAATAACTACTTACACTTCAAGAAAAAGGTCTGGAGGCTTACGGTCTAGGAAGCGTGCCACACAAAAAACTGATTCAACTGTTGATACGAATGGAAGCTTGTCCAGGTTGGACTCTGGTAGACTCCACAGCTTCATAATGTCTCCTAATGACGGTAACAAGAGTGCAGGAGATGCTTCGACTGAAATAATCTTTGAGAGATCCTTACGAAGAAATAAGCGAATCAGGAAATCACCAGTTGTCTCTGAATGGCATGATGATGTTGATTCATCTGCTTTTGTCTCTAATGGAAGCATTGGAGATAATGGCTCTGAAATTGTAACAATAGATTCTGATTCTGTGAGCCTGTACGACAACAGCACTCAAGATAGTGCTTGTAAGCCTGAGCATTGTGAAACAGTTGTCGAGTGTTTGGAAGGAGATGTCGAGTTGAGCAAAGGGCTTGATTTTCAGATAAAGGCTGTGGTTataaagaagaagaggaaaccaAACAGGAAGCGAATGACTAATGAGGCAGCAGAACCACCTGCTAGATTGGAAACAGGGATGGACTTGGATGCCGTGTTGCAGAATAGTGTCCAGAATTCACAAAATGCTGGTGAGAATTTGAATGAGAGGCATAATAAAGAGGATGGAGATGAGCACTTGCCACTAGTGAAAAGAGCAAGAGTAAGAATGGGCAAATTATCAACTTTGGAGGATGGTAACGACAGCTTGTCTCAAGCTGTAGAAAGAACTTCTAATGATGCTGCAGTAAATCCAGTTGAGTTACCCAATGGCTTATGTGAAGTTGAAAGAACACCTGAAGACATTCGAGTAACCTCAATGGATCATGTTGGCCCATCCACTGATCATATCAATTCAGATATTGTGAAGGGATCTTCAGATAATGTTTCACCCCAAAGGGCCTGTACCCAAATTCCAGGAAATAGACTGCATGTTTCAGTAATCAAGGAGAACCAACCCTTTggcagctcagcagatggtgaAGCTGCTTTACCTCCATCTAAACGTCTTCATCGTGCTCTGGAAGCCATGTCAGCAAATGCAGCAGAACAAGTGCATCCCTGTGCCGAGAAATCAGCCATGAAAACATTAATAAATGGAAGTTGCACTTCTTCAGTGAAGGGTTCTTCCCATGTGACTGAAAGAAAAGAGAGTGATGGTTCTGATGAGCAGGCTGCTGAGTCTTTCATCCATAGATCCTCTGATTTCTGTTCCAGTGACACAGTCTCTGAGACAGCTGTTAAATCATCATTAGATGCACACATGTGCAATCAACCAATTGGAAATTCCAAGAACCAAGAACATCAAGAAGAGGCCTTAGGCCATGGTCACTGCAAAAATCTTAGTGAATCATGTTTTGGAGGTCTTTCTGTTTGCGCAGCTGCTGAACAAAGGACAGAAGATTTGACACATAAGCTTGACAGGAAACAGTCTAGTCTACAATCCAATCAGGATTCAGTTGATCAATTATCACTTGTCAAGGATAAAGGTGACTTGGAAGACATTGTGCTAAGAGATGTTGGAGCTGAGATTGCTAATAAAGATGTTAAATCAGAGTGTTCTCGTACTTATTCAAGACTGATCTCACAGGCTAGTGAAGCTACGTCTCAAAATGGTTCAGCTATGCTTCAGTACAATGCTGAGGATACTGAGTCATTGAGGTCTCAAATTGACAAGAACCAAGCCAATGGCAT GCTAGAGGAGTTGAAAGAAATCAAATATGATCATAGAGAACAGGATTCTAGTTATGTGTCAATTTCAAATGATCAGTTGGGTGAAAAGGGTGTCTTGGTGCCCCATTTAAGTCCAGTTCCTGCTGATGGAATAGAGTCTCCTGTACAGACGTCTCCGACCACGGCTTCAGTATGCCATGTGTCCACTTCAGAAAGTGCAAATTTTGTTCAAAATAGTGGAGGTTCTAGCCCCAATCATTCGCAGCAGAAGACAACAGTGTCCACTACAGTTGatgaagaaaaaatagaatCAACAGTGCCACAACGGCCAAAATCTGTTGGCAAATTAAGTACTTATGCAGAGGCACATGCTGCATTGTCATCCTTTGAGGGAATACTTGGATCATTAACAAGGACAAAGGAGAGCATTGGTCGAGCTACTCGAATTGCCATTGACTGTGCAAAATTTGGTGTCTCTTCTAAG GTGGTGGAGATTTTAGCCCGTAATTTAGAAAGTGAGTCGAGTTTGCACAGAAGGGTTGATTTATTCTTTCTCGTGGATTCTATCGCTCAGTGTTCTCGGGGTTTGAAAG GTGATGTTGGTGGTATATACCCTTCAGCTATTCAAGCAGTGTTGCCACGCTTACTTTCAGTTGCTGCTCCTCCTGGAAATTTTGCCCAGGAAAATCGGAGGCAGTGTATGAAG GTTTTGAGACTTTGGCTGGAAAGAAGGATTCTTCCGGAATCTGTAATTCGCCACCACATGCGGGAACTTGATTCACTAGGCGCTTCGTCTTCTGGTGGTGTATATTCTCGCCGTTCAGCAAGAACAGAAAGGGCTTTAGATGATCCTGTTAGAGACATGGAGGGTATGCTTGTTGACGAATATGGAAG CAATTCAAGTTTTCAACTTCCTGGATTTTGTATGCCTCGCATGCTTAAGGATGAAGATGGTGGAAGTGATTCTGATGGAGAGAGTTTCGAGGCTGTCACTCCTGAACATAATCCTGGAACCCCTGAAGAACCGGATAACACCCCTGCAATTGAGAAACATACCCACATTTTAGAAGATGTTGATGGTGAACTTGAAATGGAGGATGTGGCTCCCTCTTGTGAAGTTGAAGTAAATCCAGCTGGTTGCATTGCTGGGGTCAATGCTGTAAATAATTTGCACCATCAGTTGGAAAATTTTCCACTGCCGTATGCACCCCCCCTGCCTCAGGATGGGCCTCCTTCATCTCCACCATTGCCAACATCGCccccaccaccaccaccaccacctccaCCTCCTGCTGGTCCCCATTCAAGAATACATGAGCCTTATATTAATGGTGTTGATTCGAAGATTTACACAAATTCACAT AATATGCATGATGATTTGAGAGAATCAGCGGCTCAGCATTCAGCATCAAGAACTAACCCATCAATATTTAATGGAGTGCATCATCATGCAAGTGAATGCAGGGAGATGCAGCCTTCTGACTCAATGAGCTCTTTTAGCAGTTACCCTGTACGGCCAGTGAATAATGTTCAACACACAGATGCTCCTAGTTTCCAACATAAGCCCTATCCACCAAGACCACCACAACCTCCACCTTCAAATCAATTCTCATATGTTCAGGCTGGCCAGCATGTGAAACCTCGGAGAGAGACCACGCCTCCCTACCAACACAGATTCCACTCATCCTATAGTGGCGATGGTGGGACCTTTTACAATAATCATGAGAGAATGAGACCAGCCCCTTATGAACCTGGTGACGGTTGGAGATATCCCTCAGCAAACATCCCTG GTCCACGATATCCTGACAAAGCCAGAGCTTATCCGCCTGGTCCGTATGGTGGTCCCCCACGAGAACCCACTAGAATACATCATCAAGAATGGCCATTACCTCCTCGGGGGATGCATCAAAGGAACTTCATGCCATACAGACCATCTTCTGAAAGTGGAGTACCTGTATCCGATAGAG AGTGCCGAAGCCTTTTACATCATCAATAG
- the LOC136218308 gene encoding protein HUA2-LIKE 2-like isoform X2, which translates to MAPSRRRGAGKAAAAAAALRHWKVGDLVLAKVKGFPAWPATVSEPEKWGYQADLKKVLVYFFGTQQIAFCNPADVEAFTEEKKQSLLVKRQGKGADFVRAVREIIESYEKSKKMDQVDDQNSGKDVTLAHVGNSKESSANMESKDQNENSEAAVTVTNSPNLVGSIAPDVTKIDSLQDKVASVEQPLDDVAVTAKPGITTYTSRKRSGGLRSRKRATQKTDSTVDTNGSLSRLDSGRLHSFIMSPNDGNKSAGDASTEIIFERSLRRNKRIRKSPVVSEWHDDVDSSAFVSNGSIGDNGSEIVTIDSDSVSLYDNSTQDSACKPEHCETVVECLEGDVELSKGLDFQIKAVVIKKKRKPNRKRMTNEAAEPPARLETGMDLDAVLQNSVQNSQNAGENLNERHNKEDGDEHLPLVKRARVRMGKLSTLEDGNDSLSQAVERTSNDAAVNPVELPNGLCEVERTPEDIRVTSMDHVGPSTDHINSDIVKGSSDNVSPQRACTQIPGNRLHVSVIKENQPFGSSADGEAALPPSKRLHRALEAMSANAAEQVHPCAEKSAMKTLINGSCTSSVKGSSHVTERKESDGSDEQAAESFIHRSSDFCSSDTVSETAVKSSLDAHMCNQPIGNSKNQEHQEEALGHGHCKNLSESCFGGLSVCAAAEQRTEDLTHKLDRKQSSLQSNQDSVDQLSLVKDKGDLEDIVLRDVGAEIANKDVKSECSRTYSRLISQASEATSQNGSAMLQYNAEDTESLRSQIDKNQANGMLEELKEIKYDHREQDSSYVSISNDQLGEKGVLVPHLSPVPADGIESPVQTSPTTASVCHVSTSESANFVQNSGGSSPNHSQQKTTVSTTVDEEKIESTVPQRPKSVGKLSTYAEAHAALSSFEGILGSLTRTKESIGRATRIAIDCAKFGVSSKVVEILARNLESESSLHRRVDLFFLVDSIAQCSRGLKGDVGGIYPSAIQAVLPRLLSVAAPPGNFAQENRRQCMKVLRLWLERRILPESVIRHHMRELDSLGASSSGGVYSRRSARTERALDDPVRDMEGMLVDEYGSNSSFQLPGFCMPRMLKDEDGGSDSDGESFEAVTPEHNPGTPEEPDNTPAIEKHTHILEDVDGELEMEDVAPSCEVEVNPAGCIAGVNAVNNLHHQLENFPLPYAPPLPQDGPPSSPPLPTSPPPPPPPPPPPAGPHSRIHEPYINGVDSKIYTNSHNMHDDLRESAAQHSASRTNPSIFNGVHHHASECREMQPSDSMSSFSSYPVRPVNNVQHTDAPSFQHKPYPPRPPQPPPSNQFSYVQAGQHVKPRRETTPPYQHRFHSSYSGDGGTFYNNHERMRPAPYEPGDGWRYPSANIPGPRYPDKARAYPPGPYGGPPREPTRIHHQEWPLPPRGMHQRNFMPYRPSSESGVPVSDRAPSIWRPR; encoded by the exons AGCCTTTTGCAACCCTGCTGATGTTGAAGCATTTACTGAAGAGAAGAAACAATCTCTTTTGGTCAAGCGTCAAGGAAAAGGTGCAGATTTTGTTCGTGCAGTGCGGGAGATAATTGAAAGTTATGAGAAGTCAAAGAAAATGGATCAAGTTGATGATCAAAATTCTGGCAAAGATGTTACTCTTGCCCACGTTGGGAACTCAAAAGAGTCATCAGCTAACATGGAGTCAAAGgatcaaaatgaaaattcagAAGCAGCTGTTACAGTTACAAACAGTCCTAATCTTGTTGGCAGCATTGCTCCTGATGTGACTAAAATTGATTCTTTGCAGGATAAAGTGGCTTCAGTTGAGCAACCTTTAGATGATGTTGCAGTCACTGCAAAACCTGGAATAACTACTTACACTTCAAGAAAAAGGTCTGGAGGCTTACGGTCTAGGAAGCGTGCCACACAAAAAACTGATTCAACTGTTGATACGAATGGAAGCTTGTCCAGGTTGGACTCTGGTAGACTCCACAGCTTCATAATGTCTCCTAATGACGGTAACAAGAGTGCAGGAGATGCTTCGACTGAAATAATCTTTGAGAGATCCTTACGAAGAAATAAGCGAATCAGGAAATCACCAGTTGTCTCTGAATGGCATGATGATGTTGATTCATCTGCTTTTGTCTCTAATGGAAGCATTGGAGATAATGGCTCTGAAATTGTAACAATAGATTCTGATTCTGTGAGCCTGTACGACAACAGCACTCAAGATAGTGCTTGTAAGCCTGAGCATTGTGAAACAGTTGTCGAGTGTTTGGAAGGAGATGTCGAGTTGAGCAAAGGGCTTGATTTTCAGATAAAGGCTGTGGTTataaagaagaagaggaaaccaAACAGGAAGCGAATGACTAATGAGGCAGCAGAACCACCTGCTAGATTGGAAACAGGGATGGACTTGGATGCCGTGTTGCAGAATAGTGTCCAGAATTCACAAAATGCTGGTGAGAATTTGAATGAGAGGCATAATAAAGAGGATGGAGATGAGCACTTGCCACTAGTGAAAAGAGCAAGAGTAAGAATGGGCAAATTATCAACTTTGGAGGATGGTAACGACAGCTTGTCTCAAGCTGTAGAAAGAACTTCTAATGATGCTGCAGTAAATCCAGTTGAGTTACCCAATGGCTTATGTGAAGTTGAAAGAACACCTGAAGACATTCGAGTAACCTCAATGGATCATGTTGGCCCATCCACTGATCATATCAATTCAGATATTGTGAAGGGATCTTCAGATAATGTTTCACCCCAAAGGGCCTGTACCCAAATTCCAGGAAATAGACTGCATGTTTCAGTAATCAAGGAGAACCAACCCTTTggcagctcagcagatggtgaAGCTGCTTTACCTCCATCTAAACGTCTTCATCGTGCTCTGGAAGCCATGTCAGCAAATGCAGCAGAACAAGTGCATCCCTGTGCCGAGAAATCAGCCATGAAAACATTAATAAATGGAAGTTGCACTTCTTCAGTGAAGGGTTCTTCCCATGTGACTGAAAGAAAAGAGAGTGATGGTTCTGATGAGCAGGCTGCTGAGTCTTTCATCCATAGATCCTCTGATTTCTGTTCCAGTGACACAGTCTCTGAGACAGCTGTTAAATCATCATTAGATGCACACATGTGCAATCAACCAATTGGAAATTCCAAGAACCAAGAACATCAAGAAGAGGCCTTAGGCCATGGTCACTGCAAAAATCTTAGTGAATCATGTTTTGGAGGTCTTTCTGTTTGCGCAGCTGCTGAACAAAGGACAGAAGATTTGACACATAAGCTTGACAGGAAACAGTCTAGTCTACAATCCAATCAGGATTCAGTTGATCAATTATCACTTGTCAAGGATAAAGGTGACTTGGAAGACATTGTGCTAAGAGATGTTGGAGCTGAGATTGCTAATAAAGATGTTAAATCAGAGTGTTCTCGTACTTATTCAAGACTGATCTCACAGGCTAGTGAAGCTACGTCTCAAAATGGTTCAGCTATGCTTCAGTACAATGCTGAGGATACTGAGTCATTGAGGTCTCAAATTGACAAGAACCAAGCCAATGGCAT GCTAGAGGAGTTGAAAGAAATCAAATATGATCATAGAGAACAGGATTCTAGTTATGTGTCAATTTCAAATGATCAGTTGGGTGAAAAGGGTGTCTTGGTGCCCCATTTAAGTCCAGTTCCTGCTGATGGAATAGAGTCTCCTGTACAGACGTCTCCGACCACGGCTTCAGTATGCCATGTGTCCACTTCAGAAAGTGCAAATTTTGTTCAAAATAGTGGAGGTTCTAGCCCCAATCATTCGCAGCAGAAGACAACAGTGTCCACTACAGTTGatgaagaaaaaatagaatCAACAGTGCCACAACGGCCAAAATCTGTTGGCAAATTAAGTACTTATGCAGAGGCACATGCTGCATTGTCATCCTTTGAGGGAATACTTGGATCATTAACAAGGACAAAGGAGAGCATTGGTCGAGCTACTCGAATTGCCATTGACTGTGCAAAATTTGGTGTCTCTTCTAAG GTGGTGGAGATTTTAGCCCGTAATTTAGAAAGTGAGTCGAGTTTGCACAGAAGGGTTGATTTATTCTTTCTCGTGGATTCTATCGCTCAGTGTTCTCGGGGTTTGAAAG GTGATGTTGGTGGTATATACCCTTCAGCTATTCAAGCAGTGTTGCCACGCTTACTTTCAGTTGCTGCTCCTCCTGGAAATTTTGCCCAGGAAAATCGGAGGCAGTGTATGAAG GTTTTGAGACTTTGGCTGGAAAGAAGGATTCTTCCGGAATCTGTAATTCGCCACCACATGCGGGAACTTGATTCACTAGGCGCTTCGTCTTCTGGTGGTGTATATTCTCGCCGTTCAGCAAGAACAGAAAGGGCTTTAGATGATCCTGTTAGAGACATGGAGGGTATGCTTGTTGACGAATATGGAAG CAATTCAAGTTTTCAACTTCCTGGATTTTGTATGCCTCGCATGCTTAAGGATGAAGATGGTGGAAGTGATTCTGATGGAGAGAGTTTCGAGGCTGTCACTCCTGAACATAATCCTGGAACCCCTGAAGAACCGGATAACACCCCTGCAATTGAGAAACATACCCACATTTTAGAAGATGTTGATGGTGAACTTGAAATGGAGGATGTGGCTCCCTCTTGTGAAGTTGAAGTAAATCCAGCTGGTTGCATTGCTGGGGTCAATGCTGTAAATAATTTGCACCATCAGTTGGAAAATTTTCCACTGCCGTATGCACCCCCCCTGCCTCAGGATGGGCCTCCTTCATCTCCACCATTGCCAACATCGCccccaccaccaccaccaccacctccaCCTCCTGCTGGTCCCCATTCAAGAATACATGAGCCTTATATTAATGGTGTTGATTCGAAGATTTACACAAATTCACAT AATATGCATGATGATTTGAGAGAATCAGCGGCTCAGCATTCAGCATCAAGAACTAACCCATCAATATTTAATGGAGTGCATCATCATGCAAGTGAATGCAGGGAGATGCAGCCTTCTGACTCAATGAGCTCTTTTAGCAGTTACCCTGTACGGCCAGTGAATAATGTTCAACACACAGATGCTCCTAGTTTCCAACATAAGCCCTATCCACCAAGACCACCACAACCTCCACCTTCAAATCAATTCTCATATGTTCAGGCTGGCCAGCATGTGAAACCTCGGAGAGAGACCACGCCTCCCTACCAACACAGATTCCACTCATCCTATAGTGGCGATGGTGGGACCTTTTACAATAATCATGAGAGAATGAGACCAGCCCCTTATGAACCTGGTGACGGTTGGAGATATCCCTCAGCAAACATCCCTG GTCCACGATATCCTGACAAAGCCAGAGCTTATCCGCCTGGTCCGTATGGTGGTCCCCCACGAGAACCCACTAGAATACATCATCAAGAATGGCCATTACCTCCTCGGGGGATGCATCAAAGGAACTTCATGCCATACAGACCATCTTCTGAAAGTGGAGTACCTGTATCCGATAGAG CACCAAGCATATGGCGGCCAAGATGA